A region from the Citrobacter telavivensis genome encodes:
- the ftsY gene encoding signal recognition particle-docking protein FtsY produces MAKQKKRGFFSWLGFGEKEQEQEQKTEEQQGVDAQLPPDAPVETAVDVEAQAPVHSKEETEAFAEEVVEVTEQVQEIETFQSAEPAPAVAEARVEPQIAVEHEELPLPEEVNAEKETSAQEWQAEAETVEIVDAVEEEAQNEPELTDEELEAQALAAQAAEDALMVVPVAEDDAPVDEIAQEQEKPTKEGFFARLKRSLLKTKENLGSGFISLFRGKKIDDDLFEELEEQLLIADVGVETTRKIITNLTEGASRKQLKDAEALYGLLKDEMGDILAKVDEPLNVEGKTPFVILMVGVNGVGKTTTIGKLARQFEQQGKSVMLAAGDTFRAAAVEQLQVWGQRNNIPVIAQHTGADSASVIFDAIQAAKARHIDVLIADTAGRLQNKSHLMEELKKIVRVMKKLDEDAPHEVMLTLDASTGQNAISQAKLFHEAVGLTGITLTKLDGTAKGGVIFSVADQFGIPIRYIGVGERIEDLRPFKADDFIEALFARED; encoded by the coding sequence ATGGCAAAACAGAAAAAACGTGGCTTCTTTTCCTGGCTGGGCTTTGGTGAAAAAGAGCAGGAACAAGAACAAAAAACCGAAGAGCAGCAGGGTGTTGACGCGCAATTACCGCCCGACGCACCCGTTGAAACGGCGGTTGATGTAGAAGCGCAAGCGCCGGTTCACAGCAAAGAAGAAACAGAAGCCTTTGCTGAAGAAGTGGTTGAGGTGACTGAACAAGTTCAGGAAATCGAAACGTTCCAGTCTGCTGAACCCGCGCCCGCCGTCGCTGAAGCGCGCGTTGAGCCGCAGATTGCCGTCGAACACGAAGAGCTGCCGCTGCCGGAAGAGGTGAACGCCGAAAAGGAAACCTCAGCGCAAGAGTGGCAGGCGGAAGCGGAAACCGTTGAGATTGTTGACGCGGTGGAAGAAGAGGCGCAAAACGAGCCGGAACTGACCGACGAAGAGCTGGAAGCACAGGCGCTGGCGGCGCAAGCCGCGGAAGACGCGTTGATGGTCGTGCCGGTGGCGGAAGACGACGCGCCGGTCGATGAGATCGCTCAGGAGCAGGAAAAACCGACCAAAGAAGGCTTTTTCGCGCGCCTGAAACGCAGCTTACTGAAAACCAAAGAAAATCTCGGTTCCGGATTTATCAGCCTGTTCCGTGGTAAAAAAATCGACGATGATCTGTTTGAAGAACTGGAAGAACAACTGCTGATTGCCGATGTGGGCGTGGAAACCACGCGTAAAATCATCACCAATCTGACAGAAGGCGCCAGCCGCAAACAGCTTAAAGATGCCGAGGCGCTGTACGGTCTGCTGAAAGACGAGATGGGCGACATTCTGGCGAAAGTCGATGAGCCGCTGAACGTTGAGGGCAAAACGCCGTTTGTTATTCTGATGGTCGGCGTGAACGGCGTGGGGAAAACCACCACGATTGGTAAGCTGGCGCGTCAGTTTGAGCAACAGGGTAAATCGGTGATGCTGGCAGCGGGCGATACGTTCCGCGCGGCGGCGGTTGAGCAATTGCAGGTCTGGGGCCAGCGTAACAATATTCCGGTGATCGCCCAGCACACTGGCGCGGACTCCGCCTCCGTTATCTTCGATGCTATTCAGGCAGCGAAGGCGCGCCACATTGATGTGCTGATTGCCGATACCGCAGGTCGCCTGCAAAACAAATCGCATCTGATGGAAGAACTGAAAAAAATCGTTCGCGTGATGAAGAAACTGGACGAAGACGCACCGCATGAAGTTATGCTGACGCTTGACGCCAGCACCGGGCAGAATGCGATAAGCCAGGCCAAACTGTTTCATGAAGCGGTGGGCCTGACCGGTATTACCCTGACCAAACTGGACGGTACGGCGAAAGGTGGGGTTATCTTCTCGGTGGCCGATCAGTTTGGCATCCCTATCCGCTATATTGGTGTGGGCGAACGTATCGAGGATTTACGTCCGTTTAAGGCGGACGATTTTATAGAGGCACTTTTTGCCCGAGAGGATTAA
- the zntA gene encoding Zn(II)/Cd(II)/Pb(II) translocating P-type ATPase ZntA, producing the protein MSIPAHDGKKAPQFSSFKPAPTPQKTDDCCCEGACSPPESVVETVKGTRYSWKVSGMDCAACARKVENAVRQVSGVNQVQVLFATEKLVVDSNGDLRQQIENAVQKAGYTLRDEQAKEDVPESRFKENLPLLTLTVMMALSWGLEQFNHPFGQLAFIATTLVGLFPIARQALRLIKTGSWFAIETLMSVAAIGALFIGATAEAAMVLLLFLIGERLEGWAASRARKGVSALMALKPETAMRLRDGVREEVAINTLQPGDIIEVAAGGRLPADGKLISGFASFDESALTGESIPVERATGEKVPAGATSVDRLVTLEVVCEPGASAIDRILKLIEEAEERRAPIERFIDRFSRIYTPAIMAIALLVTLVPPLLFAGAWQEWIYKGLTLLLIGCPCALVISTPAAITSGLAAAARRGALIKGGAALEQLGRITQVAFDKTGTLTVGKPRVTAIHPATGVSESELLTLAAAVEQGATHPLAQAIVREAQTTGLTILPAEGQRALVGSGIEAQVNGESVLICAAGKRPADAFAEEINQLESAGQTVVLVLRNERVIGVIALQDTLRDDARTAISELNALGVKGVILTGDNPRAAAAIAGELGLAFNAGLLPEDKVKAVTALNQQSPLAMVGDGINDAPAMKAAAIGIAMGSGTDVALETADAALTHNRLTGLVQMIQLARATHANIRQNITIALGLKGIFLVTTLLGMTGLWLAVLADTGATVLVTANALRLLRKG; encoded by the coding sequence ATGTCGATACCTGCTCACGATGGCAAAAAAGCCCCACAATTTTCATCTTTCAAGCCTGCGCCAACGCCGCAGAAGACCGATGACTGCTGCTGCGAAGGCGCGTGCTCGCCCCCTGAATCGGTTGTTGAAACGGTAAAAGGCACTCGCTACAGCTGGAAAGTGTCCGGGATGGACTGCGCCGCCTGCGCCCGCAAAGTGGAAAACGCCGTGCGCCAGGTCAGCGGCGTCAACCAGGTCCAGGTGCTGTTTGCTACCGAGAAACTGGTCGTCGACAGCAACGGCGATCTCCGTCAGCAAATCGAGAACGCGGTGCAAAAAGCGGGTTACACCCTGCGCGATGAACAGGCGAAGGAAGACGTCCCCGAATCCCGCTTTAAAGAGAACCTGCCGCTGCTGACGCTTACCGTCATGATGGCGCTCAGTTGGGGACTGGAGCAGTTTAACCACCCGTTCGGTCAACTGGCGTTTATCGCCACGACGCTGGTCGGCCTGTTCCCGATTGCCCGCCAGGCGCTGCGTCTGATTAAAACCGGCAGTTGGTTTGCCATTGAAACGCTGATGAGCGTCGCGGCTATCGGGGCGCTGTTCATCGGTGCCACGGCAGAAGCGGCAATGGTATTGCTGTTGTTCCTGATTGGCGAACGACTCGAAGGCTGGGCTGCCAGTCGCGCCCGCAAAGGGGTCAGCGCGCTGATGGCGCTGAAGCCAGAAACCGCGATGCGTTTGCGCGACGGCGTGCGAGAAGAGGTGGCAATCAACACCCTGCAACCGGGCGACATCATTGAAGTCGCCGCCGGGGGACGTTTGCCTGCCGACGGTAAACTGATCTCCGGTTTTGCCAGTTTTGATGAGAGTGCGCTGACGGGCGAATCGATCCCGGTAGAACGCGCCACCGGCGAAAAAGTACCGGCAGGAGCCACCAGCGTGGACCGTCTCGTCACGCTGGAAGTCGTCTGCGAACCGGGTGCCAGCGCGATTGACCGGATCCTGAAGTTAATCGAAGAGGCCGAGGAACGCCGCGCGCCAATTGAGCGTTTTATCGACCGCTTCAGCCGGATTTATACGCCGGCGATTATGGCCATTGCCCTGCTGGTGACGCTCGTCCCGCCGCTGTTGTTCGCCGGCGCCTGGCAGGAGTGGATTTATAAAGGGTTAACGCTGCTGCTGATCGGCTGTCCGTGTGCGCTGGTGATCTCCACGCCAGCGGCTATCACTTCCGGCCTGGCGGCGGCGGCCCGTCGCGGGGCATTGATTAAAGGCGGCGCGGCGCTGGAACAATTAGGCCGTATCACGCAGGTCGCCTTTGATAAAACCGGGACGCTGACCGTGGGGAAACCGCGCGTGACGGCGATTCACCCGGCGACCGGTGTCAGCGAGTCTGAACTGCTGACGCTGGCGGCGGCCGTCGAACAGGGCGCAACGCACCCGCTGGCACAGGCCATTGTGCGCGAAGCGCAAACCACAGGGCTGACAATCCTGCCCGCCGAAGGGCAACGGGCGCTGGTAGGCTCAGGGATTGAAGCGCAGGTGAATGGCGAAAGCGTTCTGATTTGCGCCGCCGGGAAACGTCCTGCCGACGCCTTTGCCGAAGAGATTAACCAACTCGAAAGCGCCGGACAGACCGTCGTTCTGGTTCTGCGCAACGAACGTGTAATCGGGGTAATCGCCTTGCAGGATACGCTGCGCGACGATGCCCGCACCGCCATCAGCGAACTTAACGCGCTGGGCGTGAAGGGTGTGATCCTGACCGGCGATAACCCGCGCGCGGCGGCAGCCATTGCCGGCGAACTGGGTCTGGCATTTAACGCAGGATTGCTGCCGGAAGATAAAGTGAAGGCGGTCACCGCGCTGAATCAGCAGTCACCGCTGGCGATGGTGGGTGATGGCATTAACGATGCGCCGGCAATGAAGGCCGCCGCCATTGGTATCGCGATGGGTAGCGGCACCGACGTGGCGCTGGAAACAGCGGACGCCGCGCTGACGCATAACCGCCTCACGGGGCTGGTGCAGATGATCCAACTGGCGCGCGCGACCCACGCCAATATTCGTCAGAACATCACCATTGCGCTGGGGCTGAAAGGGATATTTCTCGTCACCACGCTGCTCGGGATGACCGGCCTGTGGCTGGCGGTGCTGGCGGATACCGGGGCAACGGTGCTGGTCACCGCCAACGCCCTGAGATTGTTACGTAAAGGATAA
- a CDS encoding 7-cyano-7-deazaguanine/7-aminomethyl-7-deazaguanine transporter, producing the protein MNAFTQSQRMKALFWLSLFHLLVITSSNYLVQLPVSIFGFHTTWGAFSFPFIFLATDLTVRIFGAPLARRIIFAVMMPALLISYVISSLFYMGSWQGFGALMHFNLFVARIAVASFMAYALGQILDVHVFNRLRQNRRWWLAPTASTLFGNVSDTLAFFFIAFWRSPDAFMAEHWMEIAIVDYCFKVLISILFFLPMYGVLLNMLLKKLADKSEIPAMQAS; encoded by the coding sequence ATGAACGCATTTACACAATCACAGCGCATGAAAGCGTTGTTCTGGCTATCGCTATTCCATTTGCTGGTGATCACCTCCAGCAACTATCTGGTCCAGCTTCCGGTCTCCATTTTTGGTTTCCACACCACCTGGGGCGCGTTTAGCTTTCCCTTTATTTTCCTCGCAACCGACCTGACCGTGCGGATTTTTGGCGCGCCGCTGGCCCGTCGAATTATCTTTGCGGTGATGATGCCGGCGCTGCTGATCTCCTATGTGATTTCGTCGCTGTTCTATATGGGTTCATGGCAGGGATTTGGGGCGCTGATGCACTTCAATCTGTTTGTCGCCCGTATCGCGGTCGCCAGTTTTATGGCCTACGCGCTGGGACAGATTCTCGATGTACACGTCTTTAACCGCCTGCGTCAAAACCGCCGCTGGTGGCTGGCACCGACGGCCTCGACGCTGTTTGGCAACGTCAGCGACACCCTCGCCTTCTTCTTTATTGCGTTCTGGCGCAGCCCGGATGCCTTTATGGCCGAGCACTGGATGGAAATCGCCATCGTCGATTACTGTTTTAAAGTGCTGATCAGCATCCTTTTCTTCCTGCCGATGTATGGCGTATTACTGAATATGTTGCTGAAAAAACTGGCAGATAAATCTGAAATCCCGGCGATGCAGGCAAGTTGA
- the tusA gene encoding sulfurtransferase TusA, translating to MSDLFSSADHTLDAQGLRCPEPVMMVRKTVRNMQTGETLLIVADDPATTRDIPGFCTFMEHELVAKETDSLPYRYLVRKGQ from the coding sequence ATGAGCGATCTGTTTTCTTCTGCCGACCATACCCTTGATGCCCAGGGACTCCGCTGTCCGGAGCCGGTAATGATGGTGCGTAAAACCGTACGCAACATGCAGACCGGCGAAACGCTGCTGATTGTGGCGGACGATCCGGCGACCACCCGTGATATTCCCGGTTTTTGTACCTTTATGGAACACGAGCTGGTGGCAAAAGAGACCGACTCTCTGCCGTATCGCTATCTGGTGCGTAAAGGCCAGTAA
- the rsmD gene encoding 16S rRNA (guanine(966)-N(2))-methyltransferase, with protein MKKPNHSGSGQIRIIGGQWRGRKLPVPDSPGLRPTTDRVRETLFNWLAPVMVEAHCLDCFAGSGALGLEALSRYAASATLLEMDRAVSQQLQKNLATLKAGNAKVVNTNTLIFLAQPGTPHNVVFVDPPFRKGLLEETLSLLENHGWLADVAWIYVESEVENGLPPVPTNWSLYREKIAGQVAYRLYQREAQGESDAD; from the coding sequence ATGAAAAAACCGAATCACTCTGGCAGCGGCCAAATCCGCATTATTGGCGGGCAATGGCGCGGCCGCAAACTCCCGGTCCCCGACAGCCCCGGTCTACGTCCGACAACCGACCGCGTGCGTGAGACGCTGTTTAACTGGCTGGCACCGGTGATGGTAGAGGCCCATTGTCTGGACTGTTTCGCCGGAAGCGGCGCGCTGGGGCTGGAAGCGTTGTCACGCTATGCCGCCAGTGCGACGCTGCTGGAGATGGATCGCGCGGTCTCTCAGCAATTACAAAAGAACCTGGCTACGCTGAAAGCAGGGAATGCAAAAGTCGTGAATACCAATACCCTGATATTCCTGGCGCAGCCGGGCACCCCGCACAACGTGGTGTTTGTCGACCCGCCGTTTCGTAAAGGGTTACTGGAAGAGACCTTAAGCCTGCTGGAAAATCACGGCTGGCTGGCAGATGTTGCCTGGATTTACGTGGAAAGCGAAGTGGAAAACGGTCTGCCGCCCGTGCCGACGAACTGGTCGTTGTACCGGGAAAAAATCGCCGGGCAGGTAGCGTACCGTTTGTATCAACGCGAAGCACAAGGAGAAAGCGATGCTGATTAA
- a CDS encoding DUF1145 family protein translates to MLINLGRLLMLGVWAFLLLNLVQPFPRPLNIFVNVALVFMVLMHGMQLALLKSTLPKDGPQMTTGEKVRIFLFGVFELLVWQKKFNVKK, encoded by the coding sequence ATGCTGATTAATCTTGGTCGACTACTGATGCTCGGCGTGTGGGCATTCTTATTGTTAAACCTGGTGCAACCCTTCCCGCGCCCGCTCAACATCTTCGTTAACGTCGCCCTCGTGTTCATGGTGCTGATGCACGGCATGCAACTGGCGCTGCTGAAGTCCACCCTGCCCAAAGATGGGCCACAAATGACCACCGGCGAGAAGGTGCGTATTTTCCTGTTTGGCGTGTTTGAACTGCTGGTCTGGCAGAAGAAGTTTAACGTCAAAAAGTAA
- the ftsX gene encoding cell division protein FtsX, translating into MNKRDAINQIKQFGGRLDRFRRSGGSSGDGGRNAPKRAKPSPKPNSRKTNVFNEQVRYAFQGALQDLKSKPLATFLTVMVIAISLTLPSVCYMVYKNVNQAATQYYPSPQITVYLQKTLDDDAAAGVVAQLQAEQGVEKVNYLSREDALGEFRNWSGFGGALDMLEENPLPAVAVVIPKLDFQSTDSLNTLRDRVSRINGIDEVRMDDSWFARLAALTGLVGRVSAMIGVLMVAAVFLVIGNSVRLSIFARRDTINVQKLIGATDGFILRPFLYGGALLGFSGAFLSLILSEILVLRLSSAVTEVAQVFGTKFDLNGLSFDECLLLLLVCSMIGWVAAWLATVQHLRHFTPD; encoded by the coding sequence GTGAATAAGCGCGACGCTATCAACCAAATCAAACAGTTCGGTGGACGACTGGACCGTTTCCGTCGTTCCGGCGGCTCTTCCGGCGACGGTGGGCGTAACGCGCCGAAGCGGGCGAAACCGTCGCCAAAGCCGAACTCGCGTAAAACCAACGTCTTTAACGAGCAGGTGCGCTATGCGTTCCAGGGCGCGTTACAGGATCTGAAAAGCAAACCGCTGGCGACGTTTCTGACGGTGATGGTGATTGCTATCTCCCTGACCCTGCCGAGCGTCTGCTACATGGTCTACAAAAACGTTAATCAGGCGGCGACGCAGTATTATCCGTCTCCGCAGATAACCGTTTATCTGCAAAAAACGCTGGATGATGATGCGGCGGCAGGCGTTGTCGCCCAACTGCAGGCCGAGCAGGGCGTGGAAAAGGTGAATTATCTTTCCCGTGAAGATGCCCTCGGCGAATTCCGCAACTGGTCCGGTTTCGGCGGCGCGCTGGATATGCTGGAAGAGAACCCATTACCTGCGGTGGCGGTGGTGATCCCGAAGCTCGACTTCCAGAGCACCGATTCGCTGAACACATTGCGTGACCGGGTCTCCCGCATCAACGGGATTGATGAAGTGCGGATGGACGACAGCTGGTTTGCCCGTCTGGCGGCGCTGACCGGACTGGTCGGGCGCGTGTCGGCGATGATTGGCGTACTCATGGTTGCCGCTGTCTTCCTCGTCATTGGTAACAGCGTGCGACTGAGCATTTTTGCCCGCCGCGATACCATTAACGTGCAAAAACTGATTGGCGCAACGGATGGATTTATCCTGCGTCCGTTCCTCTACGGCGGTGCGTTGCTCGGTTTTTCCGGCGCATTTCTTTCACTGATTTTGTCAGAAATTTTGGTGTTGCGACTGTCGTCGGCGGTTACGGAAGTGGCACAGGTTTTCGGAACGAAGTTTGATCTCAATGGCTTATCGTTCGATGAGTGCCTGTTACTGCTGCTGGTTTGCTCGATGATTGGCTGGGTGGCGGCGTGGCTTGCGACGGTTCAACATTTACGTCACTTTACTCCCGATTAA
- a CDS encoding DUF2500 family protein: protein MSKPPLFFIIIIVLIIVAASFRFMQQRREKADNDAAPLRQAQMVVSNKREKPINDRRSRQQQVTPAGTSMRYEVSFKPQNGGLEKTFRLDATQYYALTVGEKGTLSYKGSRFVDFVAQP from the coding sequence ATGAGTAAGCCGCCACTTTTCTTCATTATTATCATTGTGTTAATTATTGTTGCCGCCTCATTTCGCTTTATGCAGCAGCGGCGGGAAAAAGCCGATAACGATGCGGCACCGCTTCGGCAGGCGCAGATGGTGGTCAGCAATAAGCGTGAAAAGCCCATCAACGACCGACGTTCCCGACAGCAGCAGGTCACGCCGGCGGGAACCAGCATGCGCTATGAGGTCAGCTTTAAGCCGCAGAACGGTGGGCTGGAAAAGACATTCCGCCTTGACGCGACGCAGTACTATGCGCTGACGGTGGGGGAGAAAGGGACGCTGAGCTACAAGGGATCGCGCTTCGTCGATTTTGTCGCTCAGCCGTAG
- a CDS encoding 4-aminobutyrate--2-oxoglutarate transaminase — protein MKNNELNERRLQATPRGIGVMCGFYAERAENATLWDVEGREVIDFAAGIAVLNTGHRHPKVIAAIEKQLQSFTHTAYQIVPYESYVRLAERINTRVPIQGPVKTAFFSTGAEAVENAVKIARAYTKRPGLITFSGAFHGRTFMTMALTGKVAPYKIGFGPFPGSVYHAQYPNALHGVSTADALQSLERIFKADIAPDQVAAIILEPVQGEGGFNVAPTDFMQALRALCDTHGILLIADEVQTGFARTGKLFAMEHHGVQPDLMTMAKSLAGGMPLSAVAGRAGVMDAPAPGGLGGTYAGNPLAVAAAHAVLDVIDEEQLCARAATLGATLVDALNQAKADCPFIADIRAQGSMVAVEFNDPHTGKPSPEFTRQVQDRALQEGLLLLSCGVYGNVIRFLYPLTIPEAQFRQALGIITHSLTR, from the coding sequence ATGAAAAATAACGAACTGAATGAACGGCGTTTGCAGGCGACGCCGCGCGGGATCGGCGTGATGTGCGGCTTTTACGCCGAGAGAGCGGAAAACGCAACGTTGTGGGATGTGGAAGGTCGTGAGGTGATCGACTTTGCCGCCGGCATTGCGGTGCTGAATACCGGGCACCGGCACCCCAAAGTCATCGCCGCGATTGAAAAACAGCTCCAGTCCTTTACTCATACCGCTTACCAGATTGTTCCTTACGAAAGCTATGTCCGGCTTGCTGAACGTATCAACACACGCGTTCCCATTCAGGGGCCGGTGAAAACGGCGTTCTTCTCTACCGGTGCAGAGGCGGTGGAAAACGCGGTGAAGATTGCCCGCGCGTATACCAAACGCCCAGGGCTAATTACCTTCAGCGGCGCATTTCATGGGCGGACCTTCATGACGATGGCGCTGACCGGTAAGGTTGCGCCCTACAAAATCGGTTTTGGGCCGTTTCCTGGTTCGGTTTATCACGCCCAGTACCCTAATGCGTTGCACGGCGTGAGTACTGCCGATGCGCTGCAAAGTCTGGAGCGCATTTTCAAAGCGGATATCGCGCCGGATCAGGTCGCCGCCATCATCCTTGAACCGGTTCAGGGCGAAGGGGGCTTTAATGTTGCGCCAACGGATTTCATGCAGGCGCTGCGGGCGTTGTGTGATACCCACGGTATCTTGTTGATCGCCGATGAGGTGCAGACCGGCTTTGCTCGTACCGGCAAGCTGTTTGCGATGGAGCATCATGGCGTACAGCCCGATCTGATGACAATGGCGAAAAGCCTGGCGGGCGGGATGCCGCTCTCTGCGGTGGCTGGCCGTGCCGGGGTGATGGATGCGCCTGCGCCTGGCGGTCTGGGAGGGACGTATGCCGGGAATCCACTGGCCGTTGCGGCAGCACACGCGGTACTGGATGTGATTGATGAAGAACAGCTCTGCGCCCGCGCTGCCACATTGGGCGCGACGCTGGTCGACGCGTTGAATCAGGCGAAAGCGGACTGTCCGTTTATTGCCGACATTCGTGCTCAGGGGTCGATGGTGGCGGTGGAATTTAACGACCCGCACACCGGGAAGCCCTCCCCGGAATTCACCCGCCAGGTGCAGGACCGCGCCTTGCAGGAAGGACTTCTGTTGCTGAGTTGCGGCGTGTATGGCAACGTTATTCGTTTTCTCTATCCGCTTACCATCCCTGAGGCGCAATTTCGTCAGGCGCTCGGCATTATCACCCACTCGCTGACACGATAA
- the ftsE gene encoding cell division ATP-binding protein FtsE yields MIRFEHVSKAYLGGRQALQGVTFHMQPGEMAFLTGHSGAGKSTLLKLICGIERPSAGKILFSGHDITRLKNREVPFLRRQIGMIFQDHHLLMDRTVFDNVAIPLIIAGASGDDIRRRVSAALDKVGLLDKAKNFPIQLSGGEQQRVGIARAVVNKPAVLLADEPTGNLDDALSEGILRLFEEFNRVGVTVLMATHDIGLISRRSYRMLTLSDGHLHGGEARE; encoded by the coding sequence ATGATTCGCTTTGAACATGTCAGCAAGGCCTATCTCGGTGGGAGACAAGCGCTGCAGGGAGTGACATTCCATATGCAGCCAGGCGAGATGGCGTTTCTGACCGGCCATTCCGGCGCGGGGAAAAGTACCCTACTGAAGCTTATCTGTGGGATTGAGCGGCCGAGCGCCGGGAAAATTCTCTTCAGTGGGCATGACATCACGCGACTGAAAAACCGTGAAGTGCCGTTTTTGCGTCGTCAGATCGGCATGATTTTCCAGGATCACCACCTGTTGATGGACAGAACGGTATTCGACAACGTGGCGATACCGCTGATTATCGCCGGAGCAAGCGGGGATGATATTCGTCGTCGCGTGTCGGCGGCGCTGGACAAGGTCGGACTGCTGGACAAAGCGAAGAACTTCCCGATTCAACTCTCCGGCGGTGAACAGCAGCGTGTCGGTATCGCCCGTGCGGTGGTGAACAAGCCAGCAGTACTGCTGGCGGATGAACCGACGGGTAACCTGGACGACGCGCTGTCGGAAGGGATCCTGCGTCTGTTCGAAGAGTTTAACCGCGTTGGGGTGACGGTACTGATGGCAACGCACGACATTGGGCTCATTTCCCGTCGTTCGTACCGCATGCTCACCCTGAGCGATGGTCACTTGCATGGAGGCGAAGCTCGTGAATAA
- a CDS encoding lysoplasmalogenase has product MLWSFIAVCLSAWLFVDASYRGPTWQRWVFKPVTLLLLLLLAWQAPMFNAVSYLVLAGLCASLVGDALTLLPRQRLLYAIGAFFLSHLLYTIYFASQMTLSFFWPLPLVLMVLGALLIAVIWTRLEELRWPVCTFIAMTLVMVWLAGELWFFRPTAPVLSAFLGASLLFIGNIVWLGSHYRCRFRADNAIAAACYFAGHFLIVRSLYL; this is encoded by the coding sequence ATGCTTTGGTCGTTTATCGCTGTCTGCCTTTCCGCATGGTTATTTGTGGATGCCTCCTACCGTGGACCCACCTGGCAACGCTGGGTCTTTAAACCCGTCACCTTATTACTCCTGCTGTTACTGGCCTGGCAAGCGCCGATGTTCAACGCCGTGAGCTATCTGGTACTGGCCGGTCTTTGCGCTTCACTGGTTGGCGATGCGCTGACATTATTGCCGCGTCAGCGACTGCTCTACGCGATTGGCGCGTTTTTCCTTTCGCACCTGCTGTATACCATCTATTTTGCCAGCCAGATGACGCTCTCTTTCTTCTGGCCGCTGCCGCTGGTGCTGATGGTGCTGGGCGCACTGCTGATTGCGGTGATCTGGACACGTCTTGAAGAGTTGCGCTGGCCGGTATGTACCTTTATCGCCATGACGCTGGTCATGGTCTGGCTGGCCGGCGAACTGTGGTTCTTCCGTCCCACCGCGCCTGTGCTGTCGGCGTTTTTGGGCGCGTCGCTGCTGTTTATTGGCAACATTGTCTGGCTGGGCAGTCACTACCGCTGTCGTTTCCGTGCGGACAACGCCATCGCCGCCGCCTGCTACTTTGCAGGGCACTTCCTGATCGTCCGTTCGCTTTATCTCTAA
- the rpoH gene encoding RNA polymerase sigma factor RpoH, whose amino-acid sequence MTKEMQNLALAPVGNLESYIRAANAWPMLSADEERALAEKLHYQGDLEAAKTLILSHLRFVVHVARNYAGYGLPQADLIQEGNIGLMKAVRRFNPEVGVRLVSFAVHWIKAEIHEYVLRNWRIVKVATTKAQRKLFFNLRKTKQRLGWFNQDEVEMVARELGVSSKDVREMESRMAAQDMTFDMSTDDESDSQPMAPVLYLQDKTSNFADGIEEDNWEDQAANKLTHAMEGLDERSQDIIRARWLDEDNKSTLQELADRYGVSAERVRQLEKNAMKKLRAAIEA is encoded by the coding sequence ATGACCAAAGAAATGCAAAATTTAGCTTTAGCCCCTGTTGGTAACCTGGAGTCTTACATCCGGGCTGCGAACGCGTGGCCGATGTTGTCGGCTGACGAGGAACGGGCACTGGCTGAAAAGCTGCATTACCAGGGCGATCTGGAAGCAGCTAAGACGCTGATCCTGTCTCACCTGCGCTTTGTTGTTCATGTTGCTCGTAACTATGCGGGCTATGGCCTGCCGCAGGCGGATCTGATTCAGGAAGGTAATATCGGCCTGATGAAAGCCGTGCGCCGTTTCAACCCGGAAGTGGGTGTGCGCCTGGTTTCCTTCGCCGTGCACTGGATCAAAGCTGAGATCCACGAATACGTCCTGCGTAACTGGCGTATCGTGAAAGTGGCGACCACCAAAGCACAGCGTAAGCTGTTCTTTAACCTGCGTAAAACCAAGCAGCGTCTGGGCTGGTTTAATCAGGATGAAGTGGAAATGGTCGCGCGTGAGCTGGGGGTTTCCAGCAAAGACGTTCGCGAGATGGAATCTCGTATGGCGGCACAGGACATGACTTTTGATATGTCCACGGACGACGAATCCGACAGCCAGCCGATGGCGCCGGTGCTGTATCTGCAGGATAAAACCTCTAACTTTGCCGATGGTATTGAAGAGGATAACTGGGAAGATCAGGCCGCCAACAAATTGACCCACGCGATGGAAGGTCTCGACGAGCGTAGCCAGGATATTATCCGCGCCCGCTGGCTGGACGAAGATAACAAGTCCACGCTGCAGGAACTGGCCGATCGCTACGGCGTTTCCGCAGAACGTGTGCGTCAGCTTGAAAAGAACGCCATGAAAAAACTTCGCGCCGCTATCGAAGCGTAA